A genomic segment from Rhodothermales bacterium encodes:
- a CDS encoding PorV/PorQ family protein, with protein sequence MRTRIVTYIGLAAILLGFSASDVLGQGADRRGTAGATYLLLPVTAQTASLGNTATGGSATMSGLEALYSNPSALMLNTGTNVMFSNMQYFADIGVNTFGVAQRVGSGNVALVVTAWDFGEIPRTTEDLPEVSDFTFSPQFLQFGLSYARQLTDRIAAGATLKILNEDIELVSATGIAIDAGMSYTVGETGLRFGVALKNFGPQMTYSGDGLTQQVVLPGAPSNATTQAVTIEAEGFELPAILNFGVSYTRELAQDVNVGLLGNYRSNSFAQDQFSGGLELGFRDILYVRGAYELQEDMDQTAFDGWSVGAGLNFEFSGRSASFDYSYSGAEFFDAVQMFTVQVTL encoded by the coding sequence ATGCGAACTAGAATCGTCACTTATATCGGCCTCGCAGCCATCCTCCTGGGCTTTAGCGCTTCGGATGTGCTCGGTCAGGGGGCAGATCGGCGTGGTACCGCGGGTGCCACCTATCTGCTGTTGCCCGTGACTGCGCAAACTGCGTCGCTCGGGAATACAGCGACGGGTGGCTCGGCTACGATGTCCGGTCTCGAAGCGCTGTACAGCAACCCGTCGGCACTGATGCTGAATACAGGCACTAACGTCATGTTCAGCAACATGCAGTACTTCGCCGACATCGGCGTAAACACGTTCGGTGTTGCCCAGCGCGTCGGAAGCGGAAACGTAGCCCTCGTCGTGACTGCGTGGGATTTCGGTGAGATACCGAGGACAACCGAAGACCTCCCGGAGGTCTCCGACTTCACGTTCTCACCTCAATTCCTGCAATTCGGCCTGTCGTATGCGCGACAGCTCACGGACCGCATCGCCGCCGGTGCGACCCTGAAGATTCTCAACGAGGACATCGAACTGGTGTCCGCGACGGGAATCGCCATCGACGCAGGTATGTCATACACGGTAGGCGAAACGGGACTCCGCTTCGGTGTGGCTCTGAAGAACTTCGGTCCTCAGATGACCTACTCCGGAGATGGTCTCACGCAGCAGGTAGTTCTGCCCGGCGCGCCATCGAACGCAACGACGCAAGCCGTTACGATCGAGGCCGAGGGCTTCGAGCTTCCGGCAATCCTGAACTTCGGCGTGTCGTACACGCGGGAGCTGGCTCAGGATGTTAACGTCGGACTGCTCGGCAACTATCGCTCAAATAGCTTCGCGCAGGACCAGTTCTCCGGCGGGCTCGAGCTTGGCTTCCGCGACATCCTGTATGTGCGTGGTGCCTACGAGCTGCAGGAAGACATGGACCAGACCGCATTCGACGGTTGGAGCGTCGGCGCAGGCCTGAACTTCGAGTTCTCGGGCCGCAGCGCAAGCTTCGACTATTCGTACAGCGGAGCTGAATTCTTCGACGCAGTCCAGATGTTCACCGTGCAGGTGACCCTCTAG